Within the Streptomyces sp. YIM 121038 genome, the region TTCTCATATTCTTAAGGCGCTCTGCAACCGCCTGCTGCGAAGCCCCAAAACGGCTGCCTATCTGGGCTTGGGTTTCATCAGCCAGAAGGTAGACCAACAGCTCATGATCACTAGTGGGCAACTTACTCATGAACCAAGTCTCCCAAGGACCGAGGCGCCACGTCTCCACACCCGATGGACCCTAGCCACGCCACCCACCTGCGGCAAGGCGGCCCAGGCCAGCACCGATCCCCAGTGTGACCTACCCCACAAAGCTACCCCCCGGTGTCCCGGTGCCCCTCAGCGGACACGTACGTAGTAAATGAAAGCAAGAGTAAAGACATTGAAGTTGACCAGTCGAGCCTTACCGATCAATCAACTAAACAGTTGAACTCCCTTCTCTTAACTAAAGAGAATCAATCAATAATCAACTAATTAATAGATGTCTCTGTAGATCTACCTGGTGATCACCTGTTGGCCTAGGTAGATGGTCCAGAGGGCGGCCCCGGCGCCAGATCAGTATCCGCCGGGGCCGCACAGTCGATCAGGCTCGGAGGTCACGATGCCACGAGCCGCACAGGTCTGCTACCACGTACGGTGTACGGATCGCGTGGTGTATCGGGGGCGTTGTGCCGCCCATGCCCCTCCCGCCTGGGAGACCAAGAGCGCGAGGAACCGAGCCCGAGACTCCGCCTGGGAACGTCTGATCAGGCCTCGGGCCCTGGTCCGCGACGGCTTCGCCTGCGTGTCCTGCGGGGCCCGTGAGGGCTTGGAGGTCGATCACATCATCCCTGTCGCCCGCGGAGGCACCTCGACCCTCGACAACGCTCAAACTGTGTGCCGGGGCTGCCACCAGGCCAAGACTGCACAAGATCGTCACAACAAGACCTGAGGCCCCCCGCGGGGTCCGACGACCCCTAGCTCAGCAGTGCAGAGCGCCGGAGTGACATCCCGGAGGGCGACGGTTCAAATCCGTCGGGGCCGACTGTGGGGTAGCTCCCCTATTCCCGAAACTCCCCCTGATCAGGGGACGGAGGGAATGCGCGTTTCGTCTAGTGGTCTAGGACCCCTCCCCTTCAGGGAGGCGACGCGGGTTCGAATCCCATAGCGCGCCCCAATATCCACAACCAAAAGCATCGGGGCCCGCCCCTCATTCGCATGAAGGACGGGCCCCGTTCTTTCTGGCGATCATCCCGACCTTGTCGGCCTGGATTGCGTGGGGACACAATGCCCCCACAACCGCCGCGCGCGCCTCTCAGCACCTGGAACTGCGCGCAGTCAACATCATGTGCATCCCCCGATCTCAACGGGACCTTGAATCCCTTCGCCTATGGAAGTCGGGTAGTGGAGGAATTTTCGGCAGCTCCAGCCTGTTGTTCTTGGCTGTCCTCTGCCGTATCCCCCC harbors:
- a CDS encoding HNH endonuclease, which gives rise to MPRAAQVCYHVRCTDRVVYRGRCAAHAPPAWETKSARNRARDSAWERLIRPRALVRDGFACVSCGAREGLEVDHIIPVARGGTSTLDNAQTVCRGCHQAKTAQDRHNKT